One genomic segment of Streptomyces liangshanensis includes these proteins:
- a CDS encoding aldehyde dehydrogenase family protein encodes MAPTSNLQLKPGTAWSDAWRRSLAVAPEAFRDDRVLNLWASAWQTEGRALPATSPVDGSPIAGPPRLDATTAQQAVRASLDEHRAWRHVPLPERKARVTATLDALTEHRELLALLLVWEIGKPWRLAQADVDRAIDGVRWYVDNVDRMLEGRTPLAGPVSNIASWNYPMSVLVHAMLTQALAGNAVIAKAPTDGGVACLTLASALAVREGIPVTLVSGSGRDLSEALVRSPEIGCVSFVGGRDTGADIATAVADLGKRHVLEQEGLNTWGVWNNSDWDALGAVIPKLFDYGKQRCTAYPRFVVQRSQFADFLGAYLPAVRSIKVGHPLAVAHPDDPLPELDFGPLINAAKAKELGDLVSVAIERGAVPLHQGVLDEARFLPGQDTSAYLAPVTLLGPPPSSPLHHAEPFGPVDTIVLVDTEAELLAAMNASNGALVATLSTDDPATYARLSPQIRAFKVGHGKPRSRGDREELFGGFGHSWRGAFVGGELLVKSVTDGPEGERSPGNFPDYHLMP; translated from the coding sequence ATGGCACCTACGTCCAACCTCCAACTCAAGCCCGGAACAGCCTGGTCCGACGCGTGGCGCCGCAGCCTCGCCGTCGCCCCCGAGGCCTTCCGCGACGACCGCGTGCTCAACCTGTGGGCGTCGGCCTGGCAGACCGAAGGACGGGCCCTGCCCGCCACCAGTCCCGTCGACGGCAGCCCCATCGCGGGCCCGCCGCGGCTGGACGCCACCACCGCCCAGCAGGCCGTGCGGGCCTCGCTGGACGAGCACCGCGCCTGGCGGCACGTGCCGCTGCCGGAGCGCAAGGCGCGCGTCACCGCCACACTCGACGCGCTCACCGAACACCGCGAACTGCTCGCCCTTCTCCTGGTCTGGGAGATAGGCAAGCCCTGGCGCCTCGCCCAGGCCGACGTCGACCGTGCGATCGACGGCGTGCGCTGGTACGTCGACAACGTCGACCGGATGCTGGAGGGCAGGACCCCGCTGGCGGGCCCCGTCTCCAACATCGCGAGCTGGAACTACCCGATGTCCGTCCTCGTGCACGCCATGCTCACGCAGGCGCTGGCCGGCAACGCGGTGATCGCCAAGGCCCCGACCGACGGCGGGGTCGCCTGCCTGACCCTGGCGAGCGCGCTCGCCGTGCGGGAGGGCATCCCCGTCACCCTGGTCAGCGGCAGCGGCCGCGACCTCTCCGAGGCGCTCGTCCGCTCGCCGGAGATCGGCTGTGTCTCCTTCGTCGGCGGCCGGGACACCGGCGCCGACATCGCGACCGCCGTCGCCGACCTGGGCAAGCGGCACGTCCTCGAACAGGAGGGCCTCAACACCTGGGGCGTCTGGAACAACAGCGACTGGGACGCGCTCGGCGCCGTCATCCCCAAGCTGTTCGACTACGGGAAGCAGCGCTGCACGGCCTACCCCCGGTTCGTCGTCCAGCGCTCGCAGTTCGCGGACTTCCTCGGGGCGTACCTCCCCGCAGTCCGCTCCATCAAGGTGGGCCACCCGCTCGCCGTCGCCCACCCGGACGACCCGCTGCCCGAGCTGGACTTCGGCCCGCTCATCAACGCGGCCAAGGCCAAGGAGCTGGGCGACCTGGTCTCCGTGGCCATCGAGCGCGGGGCCGTCCCGCTGCACCAGGGCGTCCTCGACGAGGCGCGCTTCCTCCCCGGCCAGGACACCAGCGCGTACCTCGCGCCCGTCACCCTGCTGGGGCCGCCCCCCTCGTCCCCGCTGCACCACGCGGAACCGTTCGGCCCGGTCGACACCATCGTCCTGGTCGACACGGAGGCGGAGCTGCTGGCCGCGATGAACGCCTCGAACGGCGCGCTCGTCGCCACCCTCTCCACCGACGACCCGGCGACGTACGCCCGGCTCTCCCCGCAGATCCGCGCCTTCAAGGTCGGCCACGGGAAGCCCCGCTCCCGGGGCGACCGCGAGGAGCTGTTCGGCGGCTTCGGCCACTCCTGGCGAGGAGCCTTCGTCGGCGGAGAACTGCTGGTCAAGTCGGTGACGGACGGCCCCGAGGGCGAACGCTCGCCGGGCAACTTCCCCGACTACCACCTGATGCCCTGA
- the sucD gene encoding succinate--CoA ligase subunit alpha, with protein MAIFLTKESKVLVQGMTGGEGMKHTRRMLAAGTDVVGGVNPRKAGRTVDFDVPQDVEGLGATPFSVPVFGSVREGIEATGANVTVVFVPPPFAKAAVIEAVDAGIELAVVITEGIPVHDSVAFHAYAKKHGTRIIGPNCPGLISPGQSNAGIIPADIAAKPGRIGLVSKSGTLTYQLMYELREIGFSSAVGIGGDPVVGTTHIDCLAAFEADPDTELIVLIGEIGGDAEERAAAYIADHVTKPVIGYIAGFTAPEGKTMGHAGAIVSGSAGTAEAKKKALEAVGVRVGSTPSETARLVLDRLAVLH; from the coding sequence ATGGCGATCTTCCTGACCAAGGAGAGCAAGGTCCTCGTCCAGGGCATGACCGGCGGGGAGGGCATGAAGCACACCCGCCGCATGCTCGCCGCCGGCACCGACGTCGTCGGCGGCGTCAACCCGCGCAAGGCCGGCCGGACCGTCGACTTCGACGTCCCCCAGGACGTCGAGGGCCTCGGCGCCACCCCCTTCTCCGTCCCCGTCTTCGGATCCGTCCGCGAGGGCATCGAGGCCACCGGCGCGAACGTCACCGTCGTGTTCGTCCCGCCGCCCTTCGCCAAGGCCGCCGTCATCGAGGCGGTGGACGCGGGCATCGAGCTGGCCGTGGTCATCACCGAGGGCATCCCCGTGCACGACTCGGTCGCCTTCCACGCGTACGCCAAGAAGCACGGCACCCGGATCATCGGCCCCAACTGTCCCGGCCTGATCAGCCCCGGGCAGTCCAACGCCGGCATCATCCCCGCCGACATCGCCGCCAAGCCGGGCCGGATCGGGCTCGTCTCCAAGTCCGGCACCCTGACCTACCAGTTGATGTACGAGCTGCGCGAGATCGGCTTCTCGTCGGCCGTCGGCATCGGCGGCGACCCCGTCGTCGGCACGACGCACATCGACTGCCTCGCCGCGTTCGAGGCCGACCCCGACACCGAACTCATCGTGCTCATCGGTGAGATCGGCGGAGACGCCGAGGAGCGCGCGGCGGCCTACATCGCCGACCACGTGACCAAGCCGGTCATCGGCTACATTGCCGGCTTCACCGCGCCCGAGGGCAAGACCATGGGCCACGCCGGCGCGATCGTCTCCGGTTCCGCGGGCACCGCGGAGGCGAAGAAGAAGGCGCTGGAAGCGGTGGGGGTACGGGTCGGCTCGACCCCGTCGGAGACGGCGAGGCTGGTCCTGGACCGGCTGGCCGTGCTCCACTGA